A single genomic interval of Chloracidobacterium validum harbors:
- a CDS encoding ferredoxin, with protein MASVDDKYPDNAPGMFYVDTQCIDCDVCRDTAPSNFTRNDDGGYSYVFKQPETDEEMEQCQEAMDACPVEAIGNDGGE; from the coding sequence ATGGCATCGGTTGATGATAAGTATCCAGACAACGCACCTGGGATGTTCTACGTTGACACCCAGTGCATTGACTGCGACGTGTGCCGTGATACGGCACCCAGCAACTTCACGCGCAATGACGACGGCGGCTACTCCTACGTTTTCAAGCAACCTGAAACGGACGAAGAAATGGAGCAGTGCCAGGAAGCGATGGATGCTTGCCCCGTGGAAGCGATTGGCAACGACGGCGGCGAATAG
- the bioA gene encoding adenosylmethionine--8-amino-7-oxononanoate transaminase, with product MMSQPRSLEPDLESTKTRLESLDKAHLWHPFTQMQGWQRSQPLIIERAEGCYLYDLEGRRYLDGVSSLWVTTHGHRTPELDAAIRHQLDRVAHTTLLGLTHAPAIELAAKLVQLAPPGLTRVFYSDAGSTAVEVALKIAFQYWRQRPDPRPRKTKFVHLRESYHGDTVGAVSVGGIELFHEIYRPLLFEALTAPEPHCYRCPLKLERPTCGMACAEELGRVLADQADDIAAVIIEPIMMGAAGMLAQPEGYVRRVRELCTQHDVLLICDEVATGFGRTGWMFACEAEGIAPDLLCIAKGLTGGYLPLAATLATETIYAAFLGEAGDFKTFFHGHTYTGNPLACAAALANLALFEQNNTLQHVRAIANYLAEQMDRLRPLRLVGDIRQRGLMVGIELVADRATRTPFPPEQLVGYHVTNRCRDYGVLLRPLGNVIVLMPPLAVSTAQIDELIDALQTVLTEIEPELLT from the coding sequence ATGATGTCCCAACCACGGTCACTCGAACCCGACCTTGAATCCACCAAGACACGCTTGGAAAGCCTTGATAAAGCTCATCTCTGGCATCCGTTCACCCAAATGCAAGGCTGGCAAAGGTCGCAGCCGCTCATTATTGAGCGCGCCGAAGGGTGTTACTTGTATGACCTTGAAGGCCGTCGCTACCTGGATGGCGTCTCCAGCCTATGGGTGACGACCCACGGCCACCGGACGCCCGAACTCGATGCGGCTATTCGCCACCAGCTTGATAGAGTCGCACATACGACACTTCTAGGGCTTACCCATGCGCCGGCCATTGAACTTGCCGCCAAGCTTGTGCAGCTTGCGCCACCGGGGCTAACCAGGGTTTTCTACTCCGATGCTGGTTCAACCGCTGTTGAAGTCGCGCTCAAGATCGCCTTTCAGTACTGGCGGCAGCGCCCTGACCCGCGCCCACGGAAAACAAAGTTTGTTCATCTGCGCGAGTCCTACCATGGCGATACGGTCGGCGCTGTCTCGGTAGGCGGCATCGAACTATTCCATGAGATTTACCGGCCTCTTTTGTTCGAGGCGCTGACTGCCCCGGAACCCCATTGCTACCGCTGCCCACTGAAACTTGAACGCCCAACCTGTGGTATGGCCTGCGCTGAGGAGCTTGGACGGGTGTTGGCCGACCAAGCGGATGACATTGCCGCGGTCATCATCGAGCCAATCATGATGGGTGCGGCCGGTATGCTAGCTCAACCTGAAGGCTACGTCCGGCGCGTCCGTGAACTGTGTACACAGCATGATGTTTTGCTCATCTGCGACGAGGTGGCCACCGGGTTTGGTCGAACGGGCTGGATGTTTGCCTGTGAGGCGGAGGGTATTGCTCCCGACTTGCTCTGCATTGCCAAAGGCCTCACGGGTGGTTATCTACCACTTGCCGCGACACTGGCGACAGAAACCATCTACGCGGCATTTCTAGGCGAAGCGGGCGACTTCAAAACCTTCTTCCACGGACACACCTACACCGGCAACCCACTTGCCTGCGCGGCAGCGTTGGCGAATCTGGCGCTTTTCGAGCAAAACAACACACTCCAACACGTTCGCGCCATCGCCAACTACCTTGCCGAGCAGATGGACAGACTTCGTCCGTTGCGGCTTGTTGGAGATATTCGGCAGCGCGGACTCATGGTGGGCATCGAACTCGTAGCCGACCGCGCCACGCGAACACCCTTTCCGCCAGAGCAGCTCGTTGGTTATCACGTCACCAACCGCTGCCGTGATTACGGCGTCCTGCTGCGACCACTCGGCAACGTCATCGTCCTGATGCCGCCACTGGCGGTTTCGACCGCGCAAATTGATGAACTGATTGATGCGCTTCAAACCGTCCTGACCGAAATCGAACCGGAACTGCTGACGTGA
- a CDS encoding DUF4351 domain-containing protein, translating into MAYDNLCKYLAETYPGAFVRWLARHYPEIPGEADTGTVEVLKTELPIEPIRADFVTFIRAADTLLHIEFHLDPTSDPPLPFRMLDYWVRLFRRYRSPARQVVVLLKPSPAAQLMPDVFSAGATRHGFHVLRLWEKPAEELLADDALLPLAVLGKADSGEVLLQQAAARVEQLTDPDKRANVSACVQVLAGLRFERTLIRTLFREEAMRESVIYQEIIERGLTQGIERGVEQGSRLEAVRLARTLLERRFGALPEGMAAQIDQLSREQAETLALETIAFDTLDAAQTWLTAAQTEPREPRT; encoded by the coding sequence ATGGCTTATGACAACCTGTGCAAATACCTGGCGGAAACCTACCCAGGGGCATTTGTCCGCTGGCTTGCCAGGCATTATCCAGAAATTCCCGGCGAAGCAGACACCGGCACGGTAGAAGTACTCAAAACCGAGTTGCCTATCGAACCGATTCGCGCGGATTTCGTCACCTTCATCCGGGCAGCCGACACGCTGCTCCACATCGAGTTTCACCTTGATCCAACCTCTGATCCCCCACTACCGTTTCGGATGCTCGACTACTGGGTACGTTTATTTCGACGCTACCGCTCGCCAGCGCGTCAAGTTGTCGTGTTGCTCAAGCCAAGCCCAGCCGCGCAGCTTATGCCGGATGTCTTTTCCGCCGGCGCGACCCGCCACGGGTTTCACGTCTTGCGACTCTGGGAAAAACCGGCTGAAGAACTCTTAGCCGATGACGCTTTGCTTCCACTGGCCGTTTTGGGAAAAGCTGACTCCGGCGAGGTCTTGCTTCAGCAGGCGGCAGCGCGTGTCGAGCAACTGACAGACCCCGATAAACGCGCTAATGTATCAGCCTGCGTGCAGGTGCTTGCCGGGTTGCGCTTTGAGCGAACCCTAATCCGAACCTTATTCAGAGAAGAAGCCATGCGAGAGTCTGTAATCTATCAAGAAATCATCGAGCGTGGTCTGACACAAGGCATCGAACGCGGGGTTGAACAGGGTAGCCGCCTCGAAGCTGTGCGGCTGGCCCGAACACTCCTCGAACGTCGCTTCGGCGCGCTTCCAGAAGGCATGGCTGCTCAGATTGACCAACTTTCGAGGGAGCAGGCCGAAACCTTGGCGCTTGAAACCATCGCCTTCGACACCCTGGACGCGGCGCAAACGTGGTTGACGGCGGCGCAAACCGAACCACGAGAGCCGCGGACCTAA